GCTGCGGGAGAAGTACCCGCAGTACAGGGACATGGCGATGGAGGGAAGGCCGGTCATAAAGATGACGATTGAGAGGACAGTAGAGTGGAAAGGGGCACAGGATAAGGGGTAATCAGCGGTGTTTTGGTCTATGTTTACGATTTATGTTTATTTTCTAGGCAAGTCGCATATTATTATTTCGTTAAAGGAAAGGTAATGTCGAAACGCCTGTTTCTGAGGCTCTACAGACTTGCACATTGAGGGCTTCTCTGGCAAGATAACTGCATGCGAGTAGGCGCGTTTGAACTGACGGAGCCGCTGCCAGAGCTTAAAGAGCCCCACGTTATCGCCATGCTGCGTCCATGGATAGACGTGGGGAGCGTGGGAACTATTGCGCTGTCGAAGCTGGAGAGATTCCTGGGAGCTAAAGAGTTAGGACGGCTGGCGAGGCCGGGGAACTTCTTCGACTTCACGCGATACCGCCCTATTATTCGAAGCGTGGAGGGGAAGCGCACGCTGACTATTCCCAACACTATTATCAACTATGCGATACGGGATAAGGCACCCGATTTTGTGTTCCTTCACGTGCTGGAACCTCAGTCCTTCGGCGAGGACTACACGGACTCGATCCTGGCGGTGATAGACCAGCTTAGCATCAAGCACTACCTGCGCATCGGGGGCATGTATGACGCGGTGCCGCACACGCGGCCGTTGCTGGTAACGGGGTCGGCGCACGGGACGAGCTCGGAGAAGTTTTCGAGCGTGATAAAGCTTCGAGGCAGCAACTACCAGGGGCCGACGTCGATTGTGAACCTGGTGGCGGAAGGGATCGAGAAGCGGTCTATCGACAGCGCCAGCATTATGGTGCACCTGCCGCAGTACGTGCAGTTGGAAGAGGACTATGCCGGGGCGGCGCGGATACTCGAGGTCATTTGCGCGGTACATAACTTGCCGAAGGAACTGGCGGACTCGGAGCGGGGCCGCCGGCAGTACAAGGAGATAAATAACGAGGTGGCGCGGAATCAGGAGCTGAAGGCGCTGGTGGACCGGCTGGAAGTGCATTACGACTCGCAGAACGCGCCGACGGCGGCCCAGGAAGAGGACGCGACCAAGCTGTCGCCCGAGGTGGAGAAGTTCCTGAAGGAGATGGGGGAGCGGTTCGATACGTAGGGGAGTTCAAACACAACCCCTGACTCCCGCCTCAGGTCGGCGGTGGCAGTGATAAAGTATCGTACTGCCAGCGTTTACCCCTCATCCTGCGCCTTCTCCCACAAGGGGAGAAGGAACTTTCTAGGCCAAGTCAACCTTCGCGTACTTATCAGACCTTAATTAGTATTAAGTGTTCAAGTAAACACTTAATAAAGTACAGCTAGAAAAGTTCAGGTCTCAAATTCTTGAGTTAGAAAGGTTGGAGCAAGTTATGGAAAAGTTACACTTTTCAGTGCGAATTGACGCTCCAAAAGAAAAGGTTTGGGACACGATGCTCGATGACAAGACGTATCGGGAGTGGACCGAGGCATTTATGCCGGGTGGGCATTATGTCGGGAGTTGGAGGAAGGGCAGCAAGATTTTGTTTTTGGCTCCGGGTGAAGGCGGCAAGATGGAAGGGATGGTAAGCACGATCGCGGAGAACAGGCCTTATAAGTTTATTTCAATTAAACATCTCGGCGTCGTCAGTAAAGGAGTCGAGGATACTACGAGCGAAGCGGTTAAGGGATGGGCCGGAGCTTTGGAGAACTACACGTTTCGCG
This window of the SAR202 cluster bacterium genome carries:
- a CDS encoding SRPBCC domain-containing protein translates to MEKLHFSVRIDAPKEKVWDTMLDDKTYREWTEAFMPGGHYVGSWRKGSKILFLAPGEGGKMEGMVSTIAENRPYKFISIKHLGVVSKGVEDTTSEAVKGWAGALENYTFREAKGATEVLIDTDTVDEYVSMFKDMWPKPLRS
- a CDS encoding PAC2 family protein, whose product is MRVGAFELTEPLPELKEPHVIAMLRPWIDVGSVGTIALSKLERFLGAKELGRLARPGNFFDFTRYRPIIRSVEGKRTLTIPNTIINYAIRDKAPDFVFLHVLEPQSFGEDYTDSILAVIDQLSIKHYLRIGGMYDAVPHTRPLLVTGSAHGTSSEKFSSVIKLRGSNYQGPTSIVNLVAEGIEKRSIDSASIMVHLPQYVQLEEDYAGAARILEVICAVHNLPKELADSERGRRQYKEINNEVARNQELKALVDRLEVHYDSQNAPTAAQEEDATKLSPEVEKFLKEMGERFDT